The following proteins are encoded in a genomic region of Thermothielavioides terrestris NRRL 8126 chromosome 5, complete sequence:
- a CDS encoding uncharacterized protein (Contains conserved domains pfam01285: TEA/ATTS DNA binding domain family and 4 RRM_1[pfam00076] domains, characteristic of the PABP.) yields the protein MQSSKRMETTTMESSRIFVKNLPPTISEAEFRKHFSAQGREVTDVKLIPHRRIGFVGYKSHDDAARAVKYFNKSFIRMSRIAVDLAKPIADSIPRQTPKATPGNGIATTSSPGAGAPRVEHVEEENAKKRKRADLDEADPKLQEYLEVMGHRTKKPRDKGTLNGGLESDLTTAVPPAVFEAGESDEEYEEIPARRSKQPVQGNPARLDATAAPVTDGENPAAAPRVESAPRVESARETTHVSADATDEDWLRSRTSRLLDLVDPDDPGFSARPPPPAPAPVPASAPGPAASSAAEPQESPCDGGASDSNEPSGAAHAHTLAEVGEDAAKLVEKTARLFLRNLSYTVTEDDIREHFGKFGVLEEVNLPLDAHGRGKGFAMIRYEQPAAALAAFQTDGSTFQGRIIHILPAAAKREHKLDEFAISNLPLKKQRLLKKKAEAASSTFNWNSLYMSQDAVNTAVAERLGVSKHELLDPTDASAAVKQAIAETTVIQEAKTYFAAHGVNIEAFKSQQRGDTCILVKNIRNASIEEVRSLFEEHGSVLRVLMPPSGTIAIVQFSQPAACRAAFAKKAYSRFKDSVLFLEKGPKGLFVDNAAPAEDRPAGVQKPSVADLLARDDAEDQLETTSLFVRNLNFSTTSEGLAKAFQPLDGFVSAKVKTKTDPKRPGQVLSMGFGFCAFKSKEQAQAALKVMDGYVLDGHKLVVRASHRGHDAAEERRREDLAKKAAAQRTKIVIKNLPFEASKKDVRNLFSEYGKLVALRLPKKFNHTSRGFAFAEFATPREALNALTALKDTHLLGRRLVLDFAEADEVDPEEQIKAMEKKIRGQVNKVTLQQLTGEGRRKPRTPTPMRLIGSCPAAVLRRSAPTRRGCAGFPWGRGGHLARFGCPCVPVGSSLDTSRRAGPTKPGWLRPDSAAALGAGSEAMKLPGRLPVLPPQCYSPSPDHGLDGSRRGTSSSRQPLQESTGNIQHPPMVWYAQPWEALSSIPPSMPAPPVLRTQSLGPGYGAATAYASASTGTSARTQQRHDLRLQSRRRAQGVNPLMPLLTQAFQNYRKKQAGKSDQKWPEVLEGPFLDGEPMGRKKYTMRQTQYGRNMLIGEYLWIAYCQSLPPGAEPDPQMARGRKMVSSHIQVLRKFFPNHRCFHFFFGQGPDDKDGDSIETASLKNNPVLIALSEGRLPDERPNYEYLAQVLALDEQVQFRPKRCWIFVSHEDVVVGEDRTGHLRATGARLGEAEYPHLGRNLERETWAKEEQQFFKGALLHEFTKELQQVESSSVRELSKQWESAFPALHQRLKAITSTTTDARCDILHMHATLELKEKRRFPSGSNLSSWVEINLEQPRLLNHRWKVETRLVRPPELGCSHDGSAPEVVYEPAKREFTIPYQHRPGCDGRGQCDCLAQRCRREGVVVPFPVPFPAEVWAQTLTNCAEYPAHPFSDSKRHDRERDRAVKAEEDDGEAPRSRRRSKQPTQMDLVPKIAMMQEIWSCPPPSSPLEDGSSGSGSQRWTRRAVILWTFATIHRIDDGKLITAPGGKTDWRFLTILDPASEYHQRRAIISGRRSSAEEYQESSSSNTGASRPASRDAIVSPRPTYQPHLSASMSENFSAAWDSAAGLGSLTGPAPQAAYGAHFMSQTIPSHGTAAQGGYGLLDSFSSHSGLATPPPSASLASSFAQTFDTASTSSDIVPSYMATTAGIDAGSHALGDTLSVATDPFLAHVGVTYGETHDGIHGWPGHAGGLDPSHHAWPSAYPGVSAAHAHSETMSWAGSQPPSTSSRRGSEQQQQQQQHSYHYQTYQTHPERPQQPWTCSSTTNTATSDDHDPSGNGSDRSREWEDIDIPSLPGTGAGATVEDEGCSAPSPALDRHQQQQHNRHHHVAHTLHHHHHHPQQQQQQQHLPQHNHNHFGVDVNASMLSGGGSSRDGGAETFPAPRVPEGAGAGLKRARAESDDDDDDGNNGAVVGGGFADADGDEDESGDEEGLVGRMPVAKRARTEGMEGVGGGYRLGRARC from the exons ATGCAAAGCAGCAAGAGAATGGAAACAACCACGATGGAGTCGTCAAGGATTTTCGTTAAGAACCTGCCGCCAACCATCTCTGAGGCTGAGTTCCGCAAACACTTCTCGGCCCAGGGGCGCGAGGTCACCGATGTCAAGCTCATCCCCCACCGTCGCATCGGCTTTGTTGGTTACAAATCGCACGATGATGCAGCCAGGGCCGTCAAGTACTTCAACAAGTCCTTTATCCGCATGTCCCGGATCGCCGTCGACCTGGCCAAGCCG ATTGCAGACTCGATCCCAAGGCAAACCCCAAAGGCTACCCCCGGTAATGGCATCGCCACGACATCTTCCCCAGGCGCTGGTGCTCCCAGGGTAGAACATGTCGAGGAAGAGAACGCCAAGAAAAGAAAGCGGGCCGACCTCGATGAGGCTGACCCGAAGTTGCAAGAGTATCTTGAGGTCATGGGCCACCGTACCAAAAAGCCGCGAGACAAAGGAACGCTCAATGGCGGCCTAGAGTCGGACTTGACGACTGCGGTGCCCCCTGCTGTCTTCGAAGCTGGTGAAAGTGACGAAGAGTATGAGGAGATCCCGGCACGCCGCTCGAAACAGCCCGTCCAGGGGAATCCGGCTCGCTTGGACGCCACAGCCGCCCCAGTAACGGATGGCGAAAACCCTGCAGCCGCCCCGAGGGTCGAGTCCGCCCCGAGGGTCGAGTCCGCAAGGGAAACTACGCACGTGTCCGCAGATGCAACAGACGAGGACTGGCTCCGGTCAAGGACGAGTCGTCTACTCGATCTCGTGGACCCCGATGATCCCGGGTTTTCCGCACGGCCCCCGCCACCCGCACCTGCACCTGTACCTGCATCCGCCCCCGGACCTGctgcctcgtcggcggctgAGCCGCAAGAGTCGCCATGCGACGGTGGTGCCTCCGATTCGAATGAACCGAGTGGGGCGGCTCATGCCCACACTCTCGCAGAGGTTGGCGAAGATGCCGCGAAGCTCGTGGAGAAAACCGCCAGGCTCTTCTTACGGAATCTCAGCTATACTGTCACGGAAGACGACATCAGGGAACATTTTGGCAAATTCGGGGTTCTTGAAGAG GTGAACCTCCCTCTGGATGCCCACGGCCGAGGCAAAGGTTTCGCCATGATTCGGTACGAACAGCCAGCGGCAGCCCTCGCCGCATTCCAGACAGACGGCTCAACCTTCCAGGGCCGAATCATCCACATCCTCCCTGCCGCTGCGAAACGGGAGCACAAGCTCGACGAATTTGCAATTTCCAACCTGCCGCTCAAGAAGCAGCGGCTTCTCAAGAAaaaggccgaggccgcgtcCAGCACCTTCAACTGGAATTCGCTCTACATGAGCCAGGACGCCGTCAACACAGCGGTGGCAGAACGACTCGGCGTGTCCAAACACGAGCTTCTAGACCCCACGGACGCGTCTGCCGCAGTGAAACAGGCAATCGCTGAGACCACAGTGATTCAGGAAGCTAAGACCTACTTCGCCGCCCACGGCGTGAACATCGAGGCGTTCAAGTCACAGCAACGAGGTGACACGTGTATCCTCGTGAAGAACATACGAAATGCCTCGATCGAGGAAGTGAGGAGCCTCTTCGAGGAGCACGGTTCGGTGCTGAGGGTATTGATGCCACCAAGCGGTACAATCGCCATTGTCCAGTTCTCGCAGCCGGCAGCCTGCCGGGCGGCGTTTGCCAAGAAGGCCTATTCTCGGTTCAAGGACTCGGTTCTGTTCCTTGAGAAAGGCCCGAAGGGACTCTTCGTAGACAATGCGGCGCCAGCGGAAGATCGTCCCGCCGGGGTTCAAAAGCCGTCCGTTGCCGATTTGCTGGCACGCGATGACGCTGAGGATCAGCTCGAGACGACGTCTCTATTCGTCCGCAACCTCAACTTCTCCACCACCAGCGAGGGGTTGGCCAAGGCTTTCCAGCCCTTGGACGGGTTCGTGAGTGCGAAGGTCAAGACCAAGACTGACCCCAAGAGGCCTGGTCAGGTGCTCAGCATGGGCTTCGGCTTCTGTGCCTTCAAGAGCAAGGAACAGGCTCAAGCGGCTCTCAAGGTCATGGACGGCTACGTGCTTGATGGACATAAGCTCGTTGTTAGGGCCTCGCATAGGGGCCACGACGCGGCTGAGGAGCGCAGGCGCGAGGACCTCgccaagaaggcggcggcgcagcggaCAAAGATTGTCATCAAGAACCTTCCATTCGAGGCTTCCAAGAAGGACGTCCGCAACTTGTTCAGCGAATATGGCAAACTGGTTGCACTTCGCCTCCCCAAGAAGTTCAACCACACGTCGCGCGGTTTCGCGTTCGCCGAGTTTGCAACTCCCAGGGAGGCGTTGAACGCCCTGACCGCGTTGAAGGATACCCACCTTCTAGGACGCCGGCTGGTGCTTGATTTCGCAGAGGCCGATGAGGTTGATCCCGAGGAGCAGATCAAAGCCATGGAGAAGAAGATCCGGGGACAGGTGAACAAGGTcacgctgcagcagctgaCAGGAGAAGGGAGGAGAAAG CCTCGCACGCCTACCCCGATGCGCCTGATCGGTTCCTGTCC CGCCGCGGTCCTGAGACGTTCCGCGCCAACCCGGCGAGGTTGCGCAGGCTTTCcatgggggagggggggccACCTTGCACGGTTTGGATGCCCTTGCGTTCCAGTTGGCTCCTCGTTGGATACGTCCCGAAGGGCTGGGCCAACAAAGCCCGGCTGGCTCCGACCCGATTCTGCAGCCGCTCTGGGTGCCGGCAGCGAGG CAATGAAACTACCAGGCAGGCTTCCGGTTCTCCCGCCGCAGTGCTATTCACCATCGCCGGACCATGGGCTTGACGGCAGCCGCCGGGGAACATCAAGCTCGCGACAGCCTCTCCAGGAGTCGACGGGCAATATCCAGCATCCTCCCATGGTCTGGTATGCCCAGCCATGGGAAGCCCTTTCGTCCATACCACcgtcgatgccggcgccgcctgtCTTGCGAACACAGTCTCTCGGTCCTGGATACGGCGCCGCAACGGCAtacgccagcgccagcaccgggACCAGCGCCAGAACCCAGCAGCGACACGACCTCCGCCTGCAAAGCCGGCGGAGGGCGCAGGGGGTCAACCCCCTGATGCCCCTGCTGACGCAGGCCTTCCAGAACTACCGGAAGAAGCAGGCGGGCAAGTCGGACCAGAAGTGGCCGGAAGTGCTGGAGGGGCCGTTCCTAGACGGTGAGCCC ATGGGCCGCAAAAAATACACCATGAGGCAAACACAGTACGGCCGCAACATGCTGATTGGCGAGTACTTGTGGATTGCATACTGCCAAAGCCTGCCGCCCGGTGCGGAACCAGATCCGCAGATGGCCCGAGGGAGGAAGATGGTATCGAGCCACATCCAGGTGCTCAGGAAATTCTTCCCCAACCATCGATGTT TCCACTTTTTCTTTGGCCAAGGACCAGACGACAAAGACGGAGACAGCATCGAGACGGCGTCGCTCAAGAACAACCCCGTGCTGATTGCTTTGTCCGAGGGCCGCCTCCCCGACGAGCGGCCCAACTACGAGTACCTCGCGCAGGTCCTGGCTTTGGACGAGCAGGTGCAGTTCAGGCCGAAGCGCTGTTGGATCTTCGTGTCGCACGAGGATGTGGTCGTTGGCGAGGACAGGACCGGCCACCTGCGGGCGACGGGCGCCAggctcggcgaggccgagtaCCCGCATCTGGGGCGCAACCTCGAGCGGGAAACGTGGGCcaaggaggagcagcagttCTTCAAGGGCGCGCTGCTCCACGAGTTCACCAAAGAACTGCAACAGGTAGAGTCGAGCAGCGTCCGGGAGCTCAGCAAGCAGTGGGAGTCGGCGTTCCCGGCCCTGCACCAGAGGCTGAAGGCCATCACGTCGACAACCACGGACGCCCGGTGCGACATCCTGCACATGCACGCCACGCTCGAGCTGAAGGAGAAACGCCGGTTCCCCAGCGGGTCGAACCTCAGCTCGTGGGTCGAGATCAACTTGGAGCAGCCGCGTCTGCTCAACCACCGCTGGAAGGTAGAGACGCGGCTCGTGAGGCCGCCCGAGCTCGGGTGTTCGCACGACGGCTCGGCTCCCGAGGTCGTCTACGAGCCGGCCAAGAGAGAGTTTACGATCCCGTACCAGCACAGGCCCGGCTGTGACGGCCGTGGACAGTGCGACTGTCTTGCACAGCGTTGCCGCCGGGAAGGCGTCGTCGTCCCGTTTCCGGTGCCGTTCCCTGCCGAAGTCTGGGCGCAGACCCTCACCAACTGCGCCGAATACCCAGCCCATCCATTTAGCGATAGCAAGAGGCATGACAGGGAGCGAGACCGCGCTGTCAAGGCAGAAGAGGACGACGGGGAAGCCCCCAGATCCCGTCGCCGCAGCAAGCAGCCCACCCAGATGGACTTGGTGCCGAAGATTGCGATGATGCAGGAGATCTGGTCCTgtccgccgccctcgtcgcccctCGAagacggcagcagcggctcgggCAGTCAACGATGGACGCGCCGCGCCGTAATCCTATGGACGTTTGCGACGATCCACCGCATCGATGACGGCAAGCTGATCACCGCGCCCGGGGGGAAGACAGACTGGCGCTTCCTGACGATCCTTGATCCTGCCAGCGAGTATCATCAGCGCCGTGCCATCATCAGCGGCCGGAGGAGTTCTGCCGAGGAATACCAAGAATCCTCGAGCAGTAACACGGGTGcttcgcggccggcgtcccGCGATGCCATCGTGTCTCCCCGTCCGACCTACCAGCCGCATTTGAGCGCGAGCATGAGCGAGAACTTCTCAGCTGCGTGGGACAGCGCGGCCGGACTTGGCTCCCTGACCGGGCCGGCACCGCAGGCCGCCTACGGCGCTCATTTCATGTCGCAAACGATACCGTCGCACGGCACGGCCGCCCAGGGCGGGTACGGCCTCCTCGACAGCTTCAGCAGCCACAGCGGCCTGGCCACGCCTCCCCCGAGCGCGTCGCTGGCCAGTTCTTTTGCGCAGACTTTTGACAccgcctcgacgagctcTGATATCGTACCGAGCTACATGGCCACGACGGCCGGCATCGACGCCGGTTCTCACGCGCTCGGCGACACGCTCTCGGTGGCGACCGACCCTTTCCTCGCCCACGTAGGCGTCACGTATGGCGAGACCCACGATGGCATCCACGGATGGCCCGGCCACGCTGGGGGGTTAGATCCCAGCCACCACGCCTGGCCTTCTGCGTATCCCGGCGTCAGCGCAGCACATGCCCACAGCGAGACGATGAGCTGGGCAGGCTCGCAGCCGCCGTCCACCTCCTCGCGCCGGGGcagcgagcagcagcagcagcagcagcagcacagcTACCATTACCAAACCTATCAGACCCACCCAgagcgcccgcagcagccgtgGACTTGCTCCTCAACGACCAACACGGCCACCTCCGACGACCACGACCC cagcggcaacggCTCCGACCGCTCGCGCGAATGGGAGGACATCGACATTCCCTCGCTGCCGGGcacgggcgcgggcgcgacgGTCGAAGACGAAGGGtgctcggcgccatcgcccgcGCTGGAtcgccaccagcagcagcagcacaacCGCCACCACCATGTCGCTCACACTctccatcatcatcatcatcatcctcagcagcagcagcagcagcagcacctccCCCAACACAACCACAACCATTTCGGTGTCGATGTCAACGCAAGCATGCTAAGCGggggcgggagcagcagggACGGCGGAGCCGAGACGTTTCCGGCGCCGCGGGTTCCGGAAGGCGCGGGGGCCGGGTTGAAGCGCGCTAGGGCGGAGagtgatgatgatgatgatgatgggaATAATGGTGCTGTCGTTGGTGGTGGGTTTGCGGATGCGGATGGGGATGAAGATGAGTCGGGAGATGAGGAGGGCCTGGTGGGGAGGATGCCTGTGGCTAAGCGGGCCAGGACTGAGGGGATGGAGGGGGTTGGAGGGGGGTATCGTTTGGGCAGGGCCAGATGTTAA